The Methanoplanus sp. FWC-SCC4 genome has a window encoding:
- a CDS encoding MarR family winged helix-turn-helix transcriptional regulator has translation MKTIEKLNENLVDFFDRITSWETSVIQSGPLTISEAHAIEKIGHYGSMNMKDLSGKLGVTTGTTTITVDRLEKGGYAVRKRPENDRRSYIIVLTQKGQEAFLDHHNHHLNLAKEISSVLSEDEISNFSEILEKINENI, from the coding sequence ATGAAAACGATTGAGAAATTAAATGAGAATCTGGTGGATTTCTTCGACAGGATAACATCATGGGAGACATCTGTCATACAGTCGGGACCGCTTACAATTTCAGAGGCACATGCAATTGAAAAGATCGGCCATTACGGCAGCATGAATATGAAAGATCTTTCAGGGAAACTCGGCGTTACAACAGGAACCACGACAATTACAGTAGACAGGCTTGAAAAGGGCGGATATGCAGTCAGAAAAAGGCCTGAAAACGACAGAAGATCGTACATAATAGTACTGACACAAAAAGGGCAGGAAGCATTTCTGGATCATCATAATCATCACTTAAATCTTGCAAAGGAGATCTCTTCCGTCCTTTCTGAAGATGAAATTTCAAATTTCAGTGAAATTCTGGAAAAAATCAACGAAAATATCTAA
- a CDS encoding zinc ribbon domain-containing protein: MNEQNEELFCQSCGIRIKSSDEQGTEKDGSKSPHYCSYCYMRGEFLQADITVNEMIELSAVKANKINVMPYDEAKKLNSVVIPGLKRWRE, encoded by the coding sequence ATGAACGAACAAAATGAAGAACTGTTCTGCCAGTCATGCGGCATCCGGATAAAGAGTTCTGATGAACAGGGGACTGAAAAGGACGGCTCAAAATCGCCTCATTACTGTAGTTACTGTTATATGAGAGGAGAATTTCTTCAGGCGGACATTACAGTAAACGAAATGATCGAACTTAGTGCGGTAAAAGCCAATAAAATAAATGTTATGCCCTACGATGAGGCAAAAAAACTGAACTCAGTAGTCATTCCGGGATTAAAAAGATGGAGAGAATGA
- a CDS encoding heavy metal translocating P-type ATPase, with translation MTEKSQLHKDHHEDSCKENCCAHDHSHDKNTGCGCGCGHTNTGKDRFVHEIIRFTTAGILIITIVLGEFFGLLKPEVIAFIAILSLVFTGIPIISNALRGLLKGKRNVCELAALAIVAAVAVGEYTIAAEVGFIMAIGEIAESYAYNRSKRDIEKIAKGNPRYAFVKKEGQFVELPVNLINVGDTVLVRPGDIVPADGKIVLGNTSIDESCLSGESIPVEKQEGEAVFSGTVNQNGSVEITVLKKGEDSTYSKIVKLVKEAEQRRPPSHPFIDRFAKIYTPLILVIVIFVWLFTGSIERAITVLIVACPCALLMATPSAILAATGAGAKKGILIKSGQYLESADKIDEILLDKTGTITSGQMRVAKIITFNGESKAGLLKTAAGAETGSEHPIAKAIVSYATENGIETEKYSQMNLHAGLGIEAESESSKVFAGNIHFIKNSGIRVSEDVHQKTDEMSNSGITSVIISRNNEIIGILGIEDTIRPESAETIETLEKMGIKNISMLTGDNEAVAHSISKKCRIKDENVYSGLLPAQKREMVESLQKNGMTVCFVGDGTNDGPALAQADVGVGIGSRENTVALETSHVVLLRNGLKSLADFIRLGKRTTKIIKYNVIFAMGLSGLMVLLAGTGIITPSIGAIGHQVATLAVLINSARLGKFLS, from the coding sequence ATGACAGAGAAATCACAGTTACATAAAGACCATCATGAAGACAGCTGTAAGGAGAACTGCTGTGCTCATGATCATTCACATGACAAAAACACAGGATGCGGGTGTGGATGCGGACACACCAACACCGGTAAAGACAGGTTTGTTCATGAGATAATCAGATTTACAACAGCCGGTATTTTGATAATAACAATAGTTTTGGGAGAGTTTTTCGGACTTCTCAAACCGGAAGTCATTGCATTCATCGCAATACTCTCACTTGTGTTTACAGGAATTCCTATTATATCAAATGCACTACGGGGACTTTTAAAAGGCAAAAGAAATGTATGTGAACTCGCAGCACTTGCGATTGTCGCCGCAGTCGCGGTAGGTGAATACACGATTGCGGCAGAAGTCGGTTTTATAATGGCAATTGGTGAGATTGCCGAAAGCTATGCCTACAACAGATCAAAAAGGGACATTGAAAAGATTGCAAAGGGAAATCCCCGGTACGCTTTTGTAAAAAAAGAAGGACAATTTGTTGAACTGCCTGTAAACCTGATTAATGTGGGGGACACAGTACTCGTAAGACCAGGGGATATTGTTCCGGCAGACGGAAAAATAGTTCTCGGAAACACCAGCATTGACGAATCATGCCTGAGCGGAGAGAGTATTCCCGTTGAAAAGCAGGAAGGAGAAGCCGTTTTTTCAGGCACTGTCAACCAAAACGGTTCGGTTGAAATTACTGTCCTTAAAAAAGGCGAGGATTCAACCTATTCAAAGATTGTAAAGCTTGTAAAAGAGGCAGAACAAAGGCGGCCTCCGTCCCATCCGTTCATTGACAGGTTTGCAAAAATATATACACCTCTGATACTTGTGATTGTTATTTTTGTCTGGCTGTTTACAGGCAGTATTGAGAGGGCAATTACAGTTTTAATCGTTGCATGCCCGTGTGCACTTTTAATGGCGACACCCTCGGCCATTCTTGCCGCAACCGGTGCCGGTGCAAAGAAAGGAATTTTGATTAAAAGCGGCCAGTATCTTGAATCGGCTGACAAAATTGATGAAATCCTTCTGGATAAAACAGGCACCATCACAAGCGGACAGATGAGAGTTGCCAAAATAATCACATTTAACGGTGAGTCAAAAGCCGGACTTTTAAAAACAGCGGCAGGGGCGGAAACAGGATCAGAACACCCGATAGCAAAAGCCATTGTCAGTTATGCCACTGAAAACGGAATTGAAACTGAAAAATACTCCCAAATGAATCTTCACGCCGGCCTTGGAATAGAGGCTGAATCTGAAAGTTCAAAGGTATTTGCAGGAAACATCCACTTTATCAAAAATTCAGGAATACGGGTTTCTGAAGATGTACACCAAAAAACTGATGAGATGTCAAATTCCGGAATTACTTCTGTAATAATCTCCAGAAATAATGAAATTATTGGAATTTTGGGCATCGAAGACACAATCAGACCTGAATCAGCAGAAACTATTGAGACTCTTGAAAAGATGGGTATCAAAAATATTTCAATGCTCACCGGTGACAATGAGGCGGTTGCACATTCGATATCCAAAAAATGCAGAATAAAGGATGAAAATGTATATTCAGGTCTTTTACCTGCACAAAAACGTGAAATGGTTGAATCACTTCAAAAAAATGGCATGACAGTATGTTTCGTTGGTGACGGTACTAATGACGGGCCGGCACTGGCACAGGCGGATGTGGGTGTCGGTATAGGTTCACGTGAAAATACTGTTGCTCTTGAGACTTCGCATGTTGTTCTTTTAAGGAACGGGTTAAAATCACTTGCAGACTTTATCAGACTTGGAAAAAGAACTACAAAGATAATTAAGTATAATGTCATCTTTGCCATGGGGTTAAGCGGGCTGATGGTACTGCTTGCAGGCACCGGAATCATTACCCCCTCAATTGGGGCAATAGGACATCAGGTAGCAACCCTTGCAGTGCTGATAAATTCAGCACGTTTAGGAAAATTCCTTAGCTAA
- a CDS encoding isocitrate/isopropylmalate dehydrogenase family protein — translation MYKVACLPGDGIGPEIISAGRKVLDAAGERFGFDIEWDEYDVGAERYISTGQLISEDELKELSNYRAIYFGAIGDDRVTPGVLEKGILLAVRFYFDQYINLRPVKLLKGVETPLANKKPEDIDFVVVRENTEDFYVGIGSRVKSGVTKNELKVVRDLYSVKFGLDVETDADELAYQIGVLSKKGSERVIRYAFDLAEKRSKKLASVDKANVLTDVYGLWREVFNDVSKNYPDVSTEFNFVDAVTMWFVKNPEWYDVLVTPNMFGDIITDLGAMIQGGLGLAPGGNINPDGTSMFEPIHGSAPKYKGKNIANPLATIWAGSMLLDHLGENEAAAAVLSSIEHSIEERAVTRDMKGNLKTSDVGEWIAEDLLKG, via the coding sequence ATGTACAAAGTAGCATGTCTGCCCGGAGACGGCATAGGGCCTGAAATAATCTCGGCAGGCAGAAAAGTTCTTGATGCTGCCGGAGAGCGTTTCGGATTTGACATCGAATGGGACGAATATGATGTTGGGGCTGAAAGATATATTTCGACAGGCCAGCTCATATCAGAGGATGAATTAAAGGAACTCTCAAATTATCGTGCCATTTATTTTGGCGCAATAGGGGATGACAGGGTAACTCCGGGAGTTCTTGAAAAAGGAATTCTCCTGGCGGTCAGGTTTTACTTTGACCAGTATATAAACCTGAGACCTGTAAAACTCTTAAAAGGAGTGGAAACACCGCTTGCAAACAAGAAGCCCGAAGACATCGACTTTGTGGTTGTGAGGGAAAACACCGAGGACTTTTACGTAGGGATCGGATCAAGGGTAAAATCAGGAGTTACAAAGAATGAGCTAAAGGTAGTCAGGGATCTCTATAGTGTTAAATTCGGGCTTGATGTGGAGACAGACGCTGATGAACTTGCATACCAGATAGGGGTGCTGAGCAAAAAAGGTTCTGAAAGGGTCATAAGATACGCGTTTGATCTTGCAGAAAAAAGAAGTAAAAAACTTGCTTCGGTTGACAAGGCAAATGTGCTCACAGATGTTTACGGACTCTGGCGTGAGGTCTTCAATGACGTATCAAAAAATTACCCTGATGTTTCAACAGAGTTCAACTTCGTTGACGCCGTTACGATGTGGTTTGTTAAAAACCCGGAGTGGTATGACGTTCTGGTAACCCCAAACATGTTCGGTGACATCATAACAGATCTCGGTGCAATGATCCAGGGAGGGCTTGGTCTTGCACCCGGAGGCAACATTAACCCTGACGGAACTTCGATGTTTGAGCCCATACACGGTTCTGCACCTAAATACAAAGGCAAAAATATTGCAAATCCTCTTGCGACAATCTGGGCAGGCTCGATGCTCCTTGATCACCTCGGTGAGAATGAAGCAGCGGCTGCTGTTTTGTCTTCAATTGAACACAGCATAGAGGAAAGGGCGGTAACAAGGGATATGAAGGGCAACCTTAAAACATCTGATGTCGGGGAATGGATTGCAGAAGATCTTTTAAAGGGATGA
- a CDS encoding 3-isopropylmalate dehydratase small subunit, whose product MRVWKFGDDIDTDAIIPGRFLTIYDPKELSRHAFEGTRNDFANEAKTGDIIVAGRNFGCGSSREHAPLALKGAGIGFVVAKSFARIFYRNAINTGVLPIVCPETDVIRDGDSISVNLKEGVITAGDKKLLIEPVPEFMQKIVDSGGLVNYAKEMEEVSVCTK is encoded by the coding sequence ATGAGAGTATGGAAATTCGGAGATGATATTGACACCGATGCAATAATACCGGGCAGATTTCTGACAATCTATGATCCAAAGGAACTCTCCCGGCATGCATTTGAGGGAACACGCAATGATTTTGCAAATGAAGCAAAGACAGGGGACATTATCGTTGCAGGAAGAAATTTCGGGTGCGGCTCCTCACGTGAGCATGCACCCCTTGCCCTAAAAGGAGCCGGTATCGGGTTTGTGGTTGCAAAATCCTTTGCAAGAATCTTTTACAGAAACGCAATAAATACCGGTGTTCTTCCAATAGTCTGCCCGGAAACCGATGTAATAAGAGACGGCGACAGTATTTCTGTAAACTTAAAAGAGGGTGTGATCACAGCAGGCGATAAAAAGCTCTTAATTGAACCGGTTCCTGAATTTATGCAGAAAATTGTAGATTCAGGAGGTCTTGTAAACTACGCAAAGGAAATGGAGGAGGTATCTGTATGTACAAAGTAG